The following coding sequences lie in one Lolium perenne isolate Kyuss_39 chromosome 2, Kyuss_2.0, whole genome shotgun sequence genomic window:
- the LOC139835867 gene encoding uncharacterized protein yields the protein MAPNRNAAGYTGVRPRRSGMFSAEIRAAGVRQYLGTFPSAYEAARAYDAAAWVLGRPRHALNFEEVWSLEEALSFADPSADRLVTDEERRRHRHIQRQIRIAEEDERAMEAWRLAFPEDVILKEQFFARKREEREAAWAERRARREDRRERHRAIRARRDFAIEQVVGVQTISWDDPRINDMQLSSPSATSASSGDDSESSFDFGDYP from the coding sequence ATGGCTCCGAACCGCAACGCCGCAGGCTACACCGGTGTCCGCCCCCGACGGTCGGGGATGTTCTCCGCGGAGATTCGCGCCGCCGGCGTCCGGCAGTACCTCGGGACGTTCCCGTCGGCGTACGAGGCTGCGCGGgcgtacgacgcggcggcgtgggtgCTCGGCCGGCCACGCCATGCATTGAACTTCGAAGAAGTTTGGAGCCTGGAAGAGGCCCTGTCCTTCGCCGACCCGTCAGCAGACCGACTTGTTACCGACGAGGAGAGACGCCGGCACCGACATATACAGCGCCAGATTCGCATCGCCGAGGAGGACGAGCGCGCCATGGAAGCTTGGCGCCTGGCCTTCCCCGAGGACGTCATCCTCAAGGAGCAGTTCTTCGCGCGGAAGCGTGAGGAGCGCGAGGCGGCGTGGGCTGAGCGCAGGGCGAGGCGCGAGGATCGCAGGGAGAGGCACCGCGCGATACGAGCGCGGCGGGATTTCGCCATTGAGCAAGTCGTGGGCGTTCAGACCATCTCCTGGGATGATCCTAGGATCAACGACATGCAGTTGTCCTCCCCCTCGGCTACGTCGGCGTCCTCCGGCGATGACTCCGAGTCTAGCTTCGACTTTGGGGATTACCCGTAG